A single Pedobacter sp. PACM 27299 DNA region contains:
- a CDS encoding DUF4180 domain-containing protein → MKIEVHQSEAVKIAEVISDVIIVTNAEEGLQLMVDLYYQDFDKIIIPEQSVTPDFFDLKTGIAGEILQKFSNYRVQLVIVGDFAKYPGQRIQEFIYESNKGRQVNFLGTVEEAVERLSK, encoded by the coding sequence ATGAAAATAGAAGTCCACCAAAGTGAAGCAGTAAAAATTGCGGAAGTCATTTCGGATGTTATTATAGTGACGAATGCCGAAGAAGGTTTGCAGCTGATGGTCGATTTATATTATCAGGACTTTGACAAAATCATCATTCCAGAGCAAAGTGTAACTCCTGATTTTTTTGATCTGAAAACAGGAATCGCTGGAGAAATCCTACAAAAGTTTTCCAACTACAGGGTGCAGTTAGTCATAGTTGGTGATTTTGCTAAATATCCAGGGCAGCGTATTCAGGAGTTCATCTATGAAAGCAACAAAGGCAGGCAGGTCAATTTTCTGGGTACAGTTGAAGAAGCGGTTGAACGGTTGTCTAAGTAA
- a CDS encoding TlpA family protein disulfide reductase: MKKALVFSWLIFLFSLIGYLFWYNDIIYQLPTPIPKNYKSMETGSLIVNEALNNNHSKPIFLHFFNPDCPCSRFNMKHFKSLVKEYGNRIDFRVVVLSPKSFTPESIQDKFGLQIPVLFDKSLAEACGVYSTPQAVLLDQAQHLYYRGNYNTTRYCTDEKTSFAKIALNGLLKKQNDLVFSQAALKSYGCTLPDCR, from the coding sequence ATGAAAAAAGCGCTCGTATTTTCCTGGTTAATATTTTTGTTTTCTCTCATTGGGTATCTATTCTGGTACAACGATATCATCTACCAATTGCCAACGCCAATTCCTAAAAACTATAAATCTATGGAAACAGGAAGTTTGATCGTTAACGAGGCTTTGAACAATAACCATAGTAAACCAATTTTTCTTCATTTTTTTAATCCAGACTGTCCCTGTTCAAGATTCAACATGAAGCATTTTAAATCACTGGTTAAAGAATACGGCAATCGTATTGATTTTAGAGTAGTGGTATTGAGTCCAAAATCTTTTACTCCAGAAAGCATCCAGGATAAGTTTGGTCTCCAAATCCCTGTTCTATTTGATAAAAGCCTTGCCGAAGCTTGTGGTGTGTATTCTACCCCTCAGGCAGTTTTATTAGACCAGGCTCAGCATTTATATTATAGAGGGAACTATAACACCACTCGTTATTGTACAGATGAAAAGACCAGTTTCGCAAAAATAGCATTGAATGGTTTATTGAAAAAACAAAATGACTTGGTTTTCAGTCAGGCAGCTCTAAAATCCTATGGTTGTACTTTGCCAGACTGCAGATAA
- a CDS encoding PDDEXK nuclease domain-containing protein, with protein sequence MGKKHPDSSLSPQELLTQLNFSHFIELIRVEDTLKRHFYEVEAVKNAWKVRDLARAIDTLLFERTGLSANKAAVIAKIRNNQKVEMTDVIKNPYLLEFLGLEEKSEYTEHDLESAIIDHLQHFLTEMGRGFCFEARQKRITFDNVHYRIDLVFYHRILKSHILLDLKLGRYDHADAGQMNLYLNYYRKHEMSEGDNPPVGIILCADKNDALVEYTTTGLSNEVFVSKYLVQLPSKETLEAFIRNEMNP encoded by the coding sequence ATGGGTAAAAAACATCCGGACTCTTCTCTTAGCCCTCAAGAATTACTGACCCAACTTAATTTCTCACATTTCATAGAACTGATTAGGGTAGAAGACACTTTAAAACGACATTTCTACGAAGTGGAAGCTGTTAAAAATGCTTGGAAAGTCCGAGATCTTGCCCGTGCCATTGATACTTTATTGTTTGAAAGAACAGGCTTATCGGCTAATAAGGCCGCTGTGATTGCAAAAATCAGAAACAATCAAAAGGTCGAAATGACAGATGTGATCAAAAATCCTTACTTACTAGAATTCTTAGGTTTGGAAGAAAAGTCAGAATACACAGAGCATGATCTTGAATCGGCCATTATTGATCATCTCCAGCACTTTTTAACAGAAATGGGCCGGGGATTTTGCTTTGAGGCAAGACAAAAACGCATTACTTTTGACAATGTCCATTACCGAATCGATCTAGTGTTTTATCACCGTATCTTAAAATCGCATATCCTTCTTGATCTAAAATTAGGCCGTTATGACCATGCCGATGCCGGACAAATGAATCTCTATCTGAATTATTACCGTAAGCATGAAATGAGTGAAGGAGATAATCCCCCTGTAGGGATTATTTTATGTGCAGATAAAAATGATGCCCTAGTAGAATATACCACAACCGGCTTATCAAATGAAGTCTTCGTCTCAAAATATTTGGTTCAGTTACCTAGCAAAGAGACTTTAGAAGCATTCATTCGAAATGAAATGAACCCGTAA
- a CDS encoding winged helix-turn-helix domain-containing protein, which produces MHVSRNLSAAKHKYVFGLILLLFISTICVAFSISDNDDFHIARREVLLRRIGHELLLQSGDSTSRVLPVKKISENEYEIRFEDELTFQPDSLVNTSLRLLAKDPLTGDYVVNVLNCGNSSVAYGYAISKNKKDDIVACLGRKQPRACYMINVKFKSTGIPITKNGYLLGSLPFLAIFGFIFLRSFKPGKAFTEHQHTDMLTLGAVLFDAKHRKLIINGKTIDLTGTETRVLRIFAVSPNETIERSRLQKEIWEDEGVIVGRSLDMFISKLRKKLEFDPNINIVVIRGKGYKLEITTNCFADS; this is translated from the coding sequence ATGCATGTTAGCAGAAATCTCAGCGCCGCGAAACACAAGTACGTGTTTGGATTGATACTACTCTTGTTTATCTCTACCATCTGCGTAGCTTTCAGTATATCAGACAATGACGATTTCCATATCGCCAGGCGGGAGGTTTTACTCCGCAGGATCGGGCATGAGCTGCTTCTTCAGTCGGGCGATAGTACATCAAGGGTGCTGCCGGTAAAAAAGATCTCAGAAAATGAATACGAAATCCGGTTTGAGGATGAGCTTACTTTTCAACCGGATTCTCTGGTGAATACTAGCCTGCGTTTACTAGCCAAAGATCCCCTCACAGGTGACTATGTTGTTAATGTGCTGAACTGTGGCAACTCCAGTGTAGCCTATGGGTACGCTATATCCAAAAATAAAAAGGATGATATTGTGGCATGCCTGGGAAGAAAGCAACCCAGAGCATGTTACATGATCAATGTTAAGTTCAAATCAACGGGCATACCTATAACAAAGAATGGATATCTTCTAGGCAGCCTCCCATTTTTAGCAATTTTTGGTTTTATATTTTTGAGATCGTTTAAGCCAGGAAAAGCCTTCACTGAGCATCAGCATACAGACATGTTAACTTTAGGTGCGGTGCTGTTCGATGCGAAACATCGGAAGCTTATCATAAACGGAAAAACAATAGACTTAACAGGAACTGAAACACGTGTACTGCGCATTTTCGCGGTATCTCCTAATGAGACTATAGAAAGAAGCCGTTTACAAAAAGAGATCTGGGAAGATGAAGGTGTTATTGTAGGCCGCAGTCTGGATATGTTTATCTCAAAACTTAGGAAAAAACTGGAATTTGATCCGAACATCAACATTGTTGTGATACGTGGCAAAGGATATAAGCTTGAAATTACTACCAATTGTTTTGCAGATAGCTGA
- a CDS encoding response regulator — MISNLHTTNSDHQNHLLFLGVKERTDRLMNYFLWGYFILGLIFAQFYDTWLIAFGVGGLSLLAYYSVKYLLPSSDLYQYVLSAVLGIFMAQFIYQMHGLFEMHFFAFIGSTLLITYEKWKLQIPMLIVVMVHHALFGYLQNSGVIGIYFTQLDYFDFQTFVIHILLSAMIFFICGLWAYLLRKSNERQIVQTLAMAELQKEAQLSSVRKQNEEVLEKANEQLKEANLELEKARTEADRANQAKSVFLANMSHEIRTPMNGVMGMAMLLKETDLNKEQYMFTDVIANCGESLINVINDVLDFSKIESGNMELASEDFNLRKCIEDVLDIFAIKSAELQLDLIYHIDEDIPSQIVGDQLRLRQVLINLVGNAMKFTEQGEVFVALSMGSVLQNGQFELKFAVRDTGIGIPADKLGNLFNSFTQVDSSTTRKYGGTGLGLAISEKLVKLMGGEINVETELDQGSTFSFMMLTQTGTKLPLPSSNYMMTEHAGKKVMIVDDNATSLSILNKQLEYWKLQPIPASSAKQALAMLSLDPAIDLMITDLQMPGMDGVMLAKLMKMRYPIIPILLLSSIGEDFEERQPALFCSVMTKPIRQHILAEQVSNALQIRKHEEIEEQVFQNRLSTDFSANFPCTLLIAEDKLPNQLVIVNILNRLGYQPDLVKNGEEAIEAIHKKEYDLVLMDVHMPVMDGLTATQLIRKEQIKQPVIIALTANALKGDEQDCLNAGMDDYIAKPIRLEDLMAKLKKWCK; from the coding sequence ATGATTTCTAACCTTCATACCACTAATTCTGATCACCAAAATCACTTGCTTTTCTTGGGAGTAAAGGAAAGAACCGATCGTTTAATGAATTACTTCTTATGGGGATACTTCATACTTGGGCTAATTTTTGCGCAATTTTATGATACCTGGTTAATTGCATTTGGAGTAGGTGGCCTTTCTTTACTGGCTTATTATTCCGTTAAATATCTTTTACCATCATCTGATCTTTATCAATACGTTTTAAGCGCTGTGCTGGGTATTTTTATGGCACAGTTTATTTACCAGATGCATGGATTATTTGAAATGCATTTCTTTGCCTTTATTGGCAGTACGCTGTTAATCACCTATGAGAAATGGAAATTACAGATACCTATGCTAATTGTGGTGATGGTTCATCATGCATTATTTGGCTATTTGCAAAATAGTGGGGTAATCGGAATCTATTTTACGCAGCTGGATTATTTTGATTTTCAGACTTTTGTAATTCATATATTGCTGTCCGCCATGATCTTTTTTATCTGTGGATTATGGGCCTACTTACTAAGGAAATCAAATGAAAGGCAGATTGTCCAGACCTTAGCAATGGCTGAACTGCAAAAAGAAGCTCAACTATCCTCAGTTCGGAAACAGAATGAAGAGGTATTGGAAAAAGCCAACGAGCAGCTTAAAGAAGCGAATTTAGAATTGGAAAAAGCCAGGACAGAAGCCGATCGGGCCAATCAGGCCAAAAGTGTTTTTCTGGCTAATATGAGCCATGAAATCCGTACCCCGATGAATGGGGTAATGGGAATGGCGATGCTTTTAAAGGAAACTGATTTGAATAAAGAGCAGTATATGTTTACGGATGTGATTGCTAATTGCGGCGAATCATTGATTAATGTGATCAATGATGTACTGGACTTCTCTAAAATAGAATCAGGCAATATGGAATTAGCGTCTGAAGATTTTAATTTGCGGAAGTGCATCGAAGATGTTCTTGACATATTTGCAATTAAATCTGCTGAACTTCAGTTGGATTTAATATATCATATCGACGAAGATATTCCTTCGCAGATTGTTGGTGATCAGCTGCGCCTGAGGCAGGTGTTGATTAATTTGGTTGGAAACGCGATGAAATTTACTGAGCAGGGGGAGGTTTTTGTAGCCCTTTCTATGGGGAGTGTTTTACAAAATGGACAGTTCGAACTCAAATTTGCAGTACGTGATACAGGTATAGGAATACCAGCTGATAAATTGGGTAATCTGTTTAACTCTTTTACACAGGTTGATTCTTCTACAACCCGTAAGTATGGCGGTACTGGCTTAGGCCTTGCAATCTCAGAAAAGCTGGTCAAACTTATGGGTGGCGAAATTAATGTAGAGACTGAGCTGGATCAGGGATCAACCTTCTCATTTATGATGCTGACGCAAACTGGAACTAAGTTACCCTTGCCGTCCAGCAATTACATGATGACTGAGCATGCTGGCAAAAAGGTAATGATTGTTGATGATAATGCGACGAGCCTGAGTATTTTAAATAAGCAGCTTGAGTATTGGAAATTACAGCCTATACCTGCAAGTTCGGCTAAACAGGCATTGGCAATGCTGTCGCTTGATCCTGCAATTGATTTAATGATTACAGATCTGCAGATGCCTGGAATGGATGGTGTCATGTTGGCCAAGTTGATGAAGATGCGCTATCCAATTATTCCGATTCTTCTGCTCAGTTCTATTGGAGAAGACTTTGAAGAGCGTCAGCCTGCGTTGTTTTGTTCTGTGATGACAAAGCCCATCCGCCAACATATCCTTGCTGAACAAGTCTCAAATGCATTGCAAATAAGAAAGCATGAAGAGATAGAAGAACAGGTATTTCAAAACAGATTGTCGACTGATTTTTCAGCAAATTTCCCTTGTACATTGCTGATTGCGGAGGATAAATTACCAAACCAATTGGTAATCGTTAATATTCTTAATCGATTGGGTTATCAGCCAGACCTGGTGAAAAATGGAGAAGAAGCCATTGAGGCTATTCATAAAAAAGAGTATGACCTGGTCTTAATGGACGTGCATATGCCAGTAATGGACGGATTAACAGCAACTCAACTGATCAGAAAAGAGCAAATTAAACAGCCGGTTATTATTGCGTTAACTGCCAATGCACTAAAAGGGGATGAACAAGATTGTTTAAATGCTGGGATGGACGATTATATTGCTAAACCTATTCGTCTGGAAGACTTAATGGCTAAACTAAAAAAATGGTGCAAATAG
- a CDS encoding sensor histidine kinase — translation MQNKQVFSEYFTDRIGAFDFDKFYTKGKRFLFHSLMWLSFAVLLFLSYRIAYHLTYFNSFILTLRMTIVNMVVFYLFFYVALPRIFKVRLSTAILLIIITFPVFVVIWLLVTYFFSIAYHSLGFEILDGELKGAIAGAASQTFFQAIAVKRMVSQAIIIISILAPFFIVKILFEISRLYNRTLTVQKQKAALEIQNINIEKDFLKAQLNPHFLFNTLNNLYSLSLKKDDLVPEVVLNLSDMMSYTLYESNTEKVPFSKELEFIKNYVELEKMRYSGSKNIQFEFPAEEECSGLYIAPLLTFTFIENAFKYGLKSKTGSLLNLCIKIEDGCFYFDVENDIDDTRKVVDFGGIGLENSRKRLQLLYPDKYELQIQNLGGCFKVSLKLALKN, via the coding sequence ATGCAGAATAAACAGGTTTTCTCAGAATATTTTACAGACAGGATTGGAGCGTTTGATTTTGATAAATTCTATACTAAAGGGAAACGGTTTTTGTTTCATAGTTTGATGTGGTTGAGCTTCGCTGTACTTTTATTCCTGAGTTACAGAATCGCCTATCACCTGACCTACTTTAACAGTTTTATATTAACGTTGAGGATGACCATTGTGAATATGGTTGTTTTTTATTTGTTTTTTTATGTTGCCTTACCCAGGATTTTTAAAGTCAGGTTAAGTACGGCGATTTTACTGATCATCATTACATTTCCAGTGTTTGTGGTGATCTGGCTTTTAGTGACTTACTTTTTTTCTATTGCATACCATTCACTTGGTTTCGAAATTTTAGATGGCGAATTGAAAGGGGCGATCGCAGGGGCTGCAAGTCAGACTTTTTTCCAGGCTATAGCTGTAAAAAGGATGGTATCCCAGGCAATTATTATTATCTCCATTTTGGCGCCGTTTTTTATTGTCAAAATTCTTTTTGAGATCTCCAGGCTTTATAATAGAACACTAACTGTACAGAAGCAAAAAGCAGCATTGGAGATTCAGAATATCAATATTGAAAAGGATTTTCTGAAGGCCCAGCTCAACCCTCATTTTCTTTTTAATACATTGAATAACCTGTATAGTTTAAGTCTTAAAAAGGATGACCTGGTTCCAGAAGTTGTTTTGAATCTTTCCGATATGATGAGCTATACCTTGTATGAATCCAATACAGAAAAAGTTCCTTTCAGCAAGGAGCTGGAATTCATTAAAAATTATGTGGAGCTGGAAAAAATGAGGTATTCAGGAAGCAAAAATATTCAATTCGAATTTCCTGCTGAGGAGGAATGTTCAGGGTTATATATTGCACCGCTTTTAACATTTACTTTTATTGAAAATGCTTTTAAATATGGGCTGAAGTCCAAAACTGGTTCATTACTGAATCTATGTATAAAGATTGAAGATGGATGTTTTTATTTTGATGTCGAAAATGATATTGATGATACTAGGAAAGTGGTAGATTTTGGTGGAATTGGTTTAGAGAATTCCCGGAAACGATTACAGCTATTGTATCCGGATAAATATGAATTGCAAATTCAAAATCTCGGAGGATGTTTTAAAGTATCACTAAAGTTAGCGCTAAAAAATTAA
- a CDS encoding LytR/AlgR family response regulator transcription factor, whose protein sequence is MEKLNCVIIDDEPLARDVVESFVKAVPFLNVLAAFEDPVDALLFVKDQPVDIVFSDIEMPKMNGLELVRALGNSMVVIFITAYRDFALDGFETGATDYLVKPVRFDRFLKAVNKAKEYLDLKRSSSLQQINNDRIFIKSEGKLIKVLLEEILYVEAQGDYLKIVISSAIYSTQATLKSMEEILSLPKFFRIQRSFILNLEAVRSVNGNMVELINGKSISVALNKKEELFDLLGIK, encoded by the coding sequence ATGGAAAAATTAAATTGTGTCATTATTGACGATGAACCTCTGGCAAGGGATGTTGTGGAGTCTTTTGTTAAAGCCGTTCCTTTTCTGAATGTTCTGGCTGCATTTGAAGATCCTGTTGATGCCCTTTTATTCGTAAAAGATCAGCCTGTAGATATCGTCTTCAGCGATATAGAAATGCCTAAGATGAATGGTTTAGAGCTTGTACGGGCTCTGGGAAATTCTATGGTGGTAATATTCATCACGGCTTACCGGGATTTTGCGCTAGACGGTTTTGAGACTGGGGCAACTGATTATCTGGTTAAACCGGTAAGGTTTGATCGTTTTTTAAAAGCCGTTAATAAGGCAAAAGAATACCTGGATCTAAAACGTTCCTCTTCTCTGCAACAGATAAATAATGATCGAATTTTTATAAAATCAGAAGGAAAGCTGATTAAGGTTTTATTGGAAGAAATTTTATACGTTGAAGCCCAGGGTGATTATTTAAAAATCGTGATTTCTTCAGCTATTTATAGCACACAGGCAACGCTTAAATCTATGGAAGAAATCTTGTCCTTACCAAAGTTTTTCAGAATTCAGCGTTCATTTATCCTGAATCTGGAGGCAGTAAGAAGTGTAAATGGAAATATGGTAGAACTTATTAATGGCAAGTCTATTTCTGTTGCATTAAACAAGAAAGAGGAATTATTTGATCTTTTAGGGATTAAATAA
- a CDS encoding HAD family hydrolase: MKKIKNIIFDYGNVIFEIDFKRAQEALIQLGIENIEDFFAHKSHHNIFNDLETAAISPAEFRAGIREASSKKDITDEQIDAAWNSLLIGVPENVHEVLLKVKDKYRTFLLSNNNEIHYNWIVDYLKREFDMPDNSGLFEKAYYSQQMFLRKPNVEIFEKVLKENNLDPEETLFIDDSPQHLVGAKAAGMQTLLMTKHPKYLEDVLIEHQIL; the protein is encoded by the coding sequence ATGAAAAAAATAAAAAATATCATCTTCGATTATGGCAACGTGATCTTTGAAATAGACTTTAAAAGGGCTCAAGAAGCTCTTATACAACTCGGTATCGAGAATATCGAAGACTTTTTTGCACATAAAAGTCACCACAATATTTTTAATGATTTGGAGACCGCAGCAATCAGTCCAGCCGAATTTAGGGCCGGAATTAGGGAAGCATCCTCAAAAAAAGACATCACAGATGAACAAATTGATGCTGCTTGGAACAGTTTATTGATCGGAGTTCCAGAAAATGTGCACGAAGTATTATTAAAAGTGAAGGACAAATACCGCACATTTCTACTCAGCAATAACAATGAAATCCATTACAACTGGATCGTGGATTATTTGAAAAGAGAATTCGATATGCCGGATAACAGCGGACTATTTGAAAAAGCTTATTATTCTCAGCAAATGTTTTTAAGAAAACCTAATGTAGAAATATTTGAAAAGGTTTTAAAAGAGAACAACCTCGATCCGGAAGAGACTTTGTTTATCGACGACAGTCCGCAGCACCTGGTTGGCGCAAAAGCCGCAGGTATGCAGACCTTATTGATGACAAAACATCCGAAATACCTCGAGGATGTATTAATTGAGCATCAGATCTTATAA
- a CDS encoding ligand-binding sensor domain-containing protein: MKNKRNVFYNLLIILAGVICFPVQAQQKKGAKDFVETKNISTSYGPKSIVRTIKQDSKGNIWMASWEGVFKYDGKSFTNITNKVSPARFFSVLEDKKGNFWFASVGSGVYHYDGVSFHNFTTKDGLANDRVTHIYEDKTGNIWFGTEGGASRYDGKSFRNFKMKEGAFANATDSVQVSFYQQALPEGHWMHNDVNAIIEDKTGKLWFGTRGYAFLYDGKTFTTITNKDGKPFENVRSIIKDKKGNIWLGGNDGLCRYDGNTFTNFTRKFVGYIYEDKKGNIWTSSKSSNDLISMPSGARSNTAAWALSRYDQQSLSGKKPTVTEITNKPMIFGILEAYDGSIWFGGLKGVYRYDGKTITDFQSK, translated from the coding sequence ATGAAAAATAAAAGAAACGTTTTTTACAACCTGCTGATCATATTGGCTGGAGTAATTTGTTTTCCTGTACAGGCGCAGCAAAAAAAAGGCGCTAAAGATTTCGTTGAAACCAAAAACATTTCCACTTCCTATGGGCCAAAGAGTATTGTTCGTACGATCAAGCAAGACAGTAAGGGCAACATTTGGATGGCTTCATGGGAGGGTGTTTTTAAATACGATGGAAAGTCTTTTACCAATATTACAAATAAAGTGAGTCCGGCGCGCTTTTTTTCTGTTTTAGAAGATAAAAAGGGAAATTTCTGGTTCGCTTCTGTTGGCTCAGGGGTTTACCATTACGATGGGGTATCCTTTCATAATTTTACAACCAAGGATGGACTTGCAAATGATCGTGTTACCCATATTTATGAGGATAAAACCGGTAATATTTGGTTCGGCACTGAAGGGGGAGCAAGTCGCTACGATGGGAAATCCTTTCGAAATTTTAAAATGAAAGAAGGGGCATTCGCTAATGCTACAGATTCTGTCCAGGTATCATTTTACCAACAAGCGCTTCCAGAAGGTCATTGGATGCATAATGATGTGAATGCGATCATCGAAGATAAAACAGGAAAACTTTGGTTTGGTACAAGAGGTTATGCCTTCTTGTATGATGGAAAAACATTTACTACGATCACCAATAAAGACGGAAAACCTTTTGAGAATGTTCGTTCGATCATCAAAGATAAAAAAGGCAATATCTGGCTCGGGGGCAATGATGGCCTTTGCCGCTATGACGGCAATACATTTACCAATTTTACCAGGAAATTTGTTGGTTATATTTACGAAGATAAAAAAGGTAATATTTGGACCAGTTCAAAAAGTTCCAATGACCTAATTAGCATGCCTTCTGGTGCTCGTTCTAATACTGCAGCATGGGCACTTTCGCGTTATGATCAGCAGTCCTTGTCTGGTAAAAAGCCAACTGTAACTGAAATAACAAATAAACCAATGATCTTCGGGATTTTAGAAGCCTATGACGGAAGTATCTGGTTTGGTGGTTTGAAGGGAGTATATCGTTATGATGGAAAGACCATCACTGACTTTCAAAGTAAATAG
- a CDS encoding DUF962 domain-containing protein, which yields MTEQKFKTLKEFYPYYLTEHTNLTSRVLHFIGTGLVILSVFTGILFHEWRFILATPFLGYGFAWIGHFFFEKNKPSTFKYPMYSLASDFLLFWDLLTGHQDFKVK from the coding sequence ATGACTGAGCAAAAGTTTAAAACTCTGAAAGAATTCTATCCATACTATTTAACAGAGCATACAAATTTAACCAGTCGAGTGTTACATTTTATAGGAACAGGCCTCGTTATTCTTTCTGTATTTACAGGAATCCTGTTTCATGAATGGCGTTTCATTTTAGCGACGCCATTCCTGGGATATGGTTTTGCCTGGATTGGCCATTTCTTTTTCGAAAAGAACAAACCTTCGACCTTCAAATATCCGATGTATAGCCTGGCCAGCGACTTCCTTTTGTTCTGGGATTTATTGACCGGACATCAGGATTTCAAAGTAAAGTAG
- a CDS encoding CPBP family intramembrane glutamic endopeptidase, producing MEFMGLKFSWIGKILSLLMSLMIIYAVSKSNRQEIGFTTKTNAKKQVIIGLLFFFGFLFFDFIFKMILFPKGGAFDLETFAFQATLPGLTEELAFRGIGLWLLEKAFSPKWTFKGIKFGWGFIMVTVLFGVAHGVFLTPNHELKFDLMTIVYLSLISSLSVGVLRKFSGNLIYPILGHNTINIMNAIIRIL from the coding sequence ATGGAATTTATGGGACTTAAGTTTTCTTGGATTGGAAAGATCTTAAGTCTACTGATGTCTTTAATGATCATTTATGCGGTATCAAAATCCAACAGGCAGGAAATTGGCTTTACGACAAAAACGAATGCTAAAAAGCAGGTGATTATTGGTCTTTTGTTCTTCTTTGGATTTTTATTTTTTGATTTCATTTTTAAGATGATTCTATTCCCAAAGGGAGGTGCTTTCGATCTGGAAACCTTTGCTTTTCAGGCCACACTACCTGGATTAACGGAAGAACTTGCGTTTAGAGGAATCGGTTTATGGCTGCTGGAAAAGGCCTTTTCACCAAAATGGACTTTTAAAGGAATAAAGTTTGGCTGGGGATTTATTATGGTCACTGTTTTATTTGGAGTGGCTCATGGAGTATTTCTGACACCGAATCATGAACTTAAATTCGATTTAATGACGATTGTTTATCTGTCCCTAATTTCATCGTTAAGCGTTGGTGTACTTAGAAAATTTTCCGGTAATCTAATTTATCCTATTTTGGGACACAACACCATCAATATTATGAATGCGATCATCAGAATTTTATAA